One genomic region from Nymphaea colorata isolate Beijing-Zhang1983 chromosome 10, ASM883128v2, whole genome shotgun sequence encodes:
- the LOC116262016 gene encoding uncharacterized protein LOC116262016 isoform X2: MRIRKRSAFLSLLSSDLSQISEANQEHKNEEEEKEGGEGAGRVQHKTQLSDQREIMTAPPSHVEPSKGDLPTIPLQGFQQTPAGNGGQTPAGDDRELETHRHPNQIKDEGEQEDEEKNMNEVGAKEMSNRGARGEHPSRASRRWCTGETVFPLKKRKAIDYRDGSEGDNSNDSNNKISSTNIQNGSDHHSEAAENKWKCSRMNGRGWRCSKPTLVGYSLCEHHLGKGRRIKTMNTLLHGKQASKDRTRKKGRGKGSDDASAGSRSMNSLVSQKISSDHSDRINVDIVKN, translated from the exons ATGAGAATCCGCAAGAGATCGGCGTTTCTTTCCTTGCTATCTTCTGATCTCTCCCAGATAAGTGAAGCAAACCAAGAGCACAAgaatgaggaggaggagaaggaaggaggGGAAGGAGCAGGAAGGGTGCAACACAAGACCCAACTCTCGGACCAGCGGGAGATCATGACCGCGCCTCCATCACATGTTGAACCTTCAAAAGGGGACCTGCCCACGATTCCTCTACAAGGGTTCCAGCAGACACCCGCCGGAAATGGCGGCCAAACGCCTGCTGGAGACGATAGGGAGTTGGAGACCCACAGACATCCCAACCAG ATAAAGGATGAAGGAgaacaagaagatgaagagaaaaacatgaaTGAAGTTGGTGCAAAGGAAATGAG CAACCGTGGTGCAAGAGGAGAGCATCCCTCTCGAG CAAGCAGAAGGTGGTGCACAGGAGAGACCGTCTTTCCTTTAAAGAAGAGAAAGGCTATAGACTACAGAGACGGCAGTGAAGGCGACAACAGCAACGACAGTAATAATAAGATTAGCAGTACCAATATTCAGAATGGCAGTGATCATCACAGTGAGGCAGCGGAGAATAAATGGAAATGTAGCCGTATGAACGGTAGAGGGTGGAGATGCAGCAAGCCGACGCTCGTTGGTTACTCTCTATGCGAGCACCATCTTGGCAAGGGAAGGAGAATAAAAACCATGAACACTCTCCTTCATGGAAAGCAGGCGAGCAAGGATAGGACGAGGAAGAAGGGACGAGGGAAGGGCAGTGATGATGCCAGTGCGGGCTCTCGATCGATGAACAGCCTGGTGAGCCAGAAGATCTCTAGTGATCACAGCGATAGAATCAATGTGGATATTGTAAAGAACTGA
- the LOC116262016 gene encoding uncharacterized protein LOC116262016 isoform X1, with amino-acid sequence MRIRKRSAFLSLLSSDLSQISEANQEHKNEEEEKEGGEGAGRVQHKTQLSDQREIMTAPPSHVEPSKGDLPTIPLQGFQQTPAGNGGQTPAGDDRELETHRHPNQIKDEGEQEDEEKNMNEVGAKEMRSNRGARGEHPSRASRRWCTGETVFPLKKRKAIDYRDGSEGDNSNDSNNKISSTNIQNGSDHHSEAAENKWKCSRMNGRGWRCSKPTLVGYSLCEHHLGKGRRIKTMNTLLHGKQASKDRTRKKGRGKGSDDASAGSRSMNSLVSQKISSDHSDRINVDIVKN; translated from the exons ATGAGAATCCGCAAGAGATCGGCGTTTCTTTCCTTGCTATCTTCTGATCTCTCCCAGATAAGTGAAGCAAACCAAGAGCACAAgaatgaggaggaggagaaggaaggaggGGAAGGAGCAGGAAGGGTGCAACACAAGACCCAACTCTCGGACCAGCGGGAGATCATGACCGCGCCTCCATCACATGTTGAACCTTCAAAAGGGGACCTGCCCACGATTCCTCTACAAGGGTTCCAGCAGACACCCGCCGGAAATGGCGGCCAAACGCCTGCTGGAGACGATAGGGAGTTGGAGACCCACAGACATCCCAACCAG ATAAAGGATGAAGGAgaacaagaagatgaagagaaaaacatgaaTGAAGTTGGTGCAAAGGAAATGAG AAGCAACCGTGGTGCAAGAGGAGAGCATCCCTCTCGAG CAAGCAGAAGGTGGTGCACAGGAGAGACCGTCTTTCCTTTAAAGAAGAGAAAGGCTATAGACTACAGAGACGGCAGTGAAGGCGACAACAGCAACGACAGTAATAATAAGATTAGCAGTACCAATATTCAGAATGGCAGTGATCATCACAGTGAGGCAGCGGAGAATAAATGGAAATGTAGCCGTATGAACGGTAGAGGGTGGAGATGCAGCAAGCCGACGCTCGTTGGTTACTCTCTATGCGAGCACCATCTTGGCAAGGGAAGGAGAATAAAAACCATGAACACTCTCCTTCATGGAAAGCAGGCGAGCAAGGATAGGACGAGGAAGAAGGGACGAGGGAAGGGCAGTGATGATGCCAGTGCGGGCTCTCGATCGATGAACAGCCTGGTGAGCCAGAAGATCTCTAGTGATCACAGCGATAGAATCAATGTGGATATTGTAAAGAACTGA
- the LOC116262487 gene encoding formate--tetrahydrofolate ligase — translation MSQSKTIRILEVVSPVPADIDIANAVTPLHISEIASALNLSPRHYDLYGKYKAKVLLSVIDELEGSDDGYYVVVGGITPTPLGEGKSTTTVGLCQALGAFLDKKVVTCLRQPSQGPTFGIKGGAAGGGYSQVIPMDEFNLHLTGDIHAITAANNLLAAAIDTRIFHEASQSDKALFNRLCPPNKQGKRSFSDVMFRRLNKLGIAKTSPEELTPEEVRRFARLDIDPDSITWRRVMDVNDRFLRKITVGQGPEEKGMVRETGFDISVASEIMAVLALTTSLADMRERLGKMVIGNSRSGEPITADDLGVGGALTVLMKDAINPTLMQTLEGTSVLVHAGPFANIAHGNSSVVADKIALKMVGPGGFVVTEAGFGADIGAEKFMNIKCRHSGLSPQCAIIVATIRALKMHGGGPEVVAGKPLDNAYLAENVALVEAGCANLARHVKNTMAYGVNVVVAINKFSTDTEVELKAVRNAALAAGAFDAVVCTHHAHGGRGAVDLGHAVQRACESHKLPLKFLYPLEVSIKEKIEAIARSYGAAGVEYSEQAEKQIEMYSRQGFSELPICMAKTQYSFSHNAALKGAPDGFVLPIRDVRASIGAGFIYPLVGTMSTMPGLPTRPCFFDIDIDPVTGQIRGLS, via the exons ATGAGTCAATCAAAGACGATCAGGATACTGGAGGTTGTCTCCCCTGTTCCGGCAGATATTGACATTGCGAACGCTGTAACGCCTCTTCATATCTCCGAGATTGCAAGCGCGCTCAACCTGAGCCCCAGACATTATGATCTATACGGAAAGTACAAGGCCAAG GTGCTTCTGTCTGTGATCGACGAGCTTGAAGGTTCGGACGATGGGTACTACGTGGTGGTCGGTGGGATCACTCCTACTCCTCTTGGGGAAGGGAAGTCCACCACCACAGTGGGTCTTTGTCAGGCTCTGGGAGCTTTTCTGGATAAAAAG GTTGTAACCTGTCTACGTCAACCAAGTCAAGGTCCCACATTTGGAATCAAAGGAGGTGCTGCAGGGGGAGGCTACAGTCAAGTGATCCCCATGGATGAGTTTAACTTGCACTTAACTGGAGATATTCATGCAATTACTGCGGCAAACAACCTTCTTGCTGCTGCAATTGACACTCGAATTTTCCATGAGGCATCTCAGTCAGATAAGGCTTTATTCAATAGACTCTGCCCACCAAACAAACAGGGAAAGAGGAGTTTCTCTGATGTGATGTTTAGACGCTTGAATAAGCTTGGAATAGCCAAAACCAGCCCTGAAGAACTTACTCCTGAAGAAGTGAGGAGGTTTGCAAGGCTCGACATTGACCCAGATTCTATAACATGGAGAAGAGTTATGGATGTCAATGACCGTTTCTTGAGGAAGATTACAGTGGGGCAAGGTCCTGAAGAGAAAGGGATGGTAAGAGAAACAGGGTTTGACATATCTGTTGCTAGTGAAATAATGGCAGTTCTTGCTCTTACAACTTCCCTTGCAGATATGAGAGAGAGGCTGGGAAAAATGGTCATTGGTAACAGTCGGTCAGGTGAACCCATCACAGCTGACGATCTAGGTGTAGGAGGTGCTCTAACTGTTCTGATGAAAGATGCCATTAACCCAACACTAATGCAGACACTTGAGGGAACTTCAGTCCTTGTGCATGCAGGACCTTTTGCCAATATTGCTCATGGAAACTCATCTGTAGTTGCAGATAAGATTGCTTTGAAAATGGTTGGTCCTGGTGGATTTGTAGTGACTGAAGCAGGTTTTGGGGCTGATATTGGTGCTGAGAAGTTCATGAACATAAAATGTCGACACAGTGGCTTGTCCCCTCAATGTGCTATTATTGTGGCAACAATTAGGGCTTTGAAAATGCATGGTGGGGGCCCAGAGGTGGTTGCTGGAAAGCCTTTGGACAATGCCTACTTGGCTGAAAATGTTGCTCTTGTGGAAGCTGGCTGTGCTAATCTTGCAAGGCATGTTAAGAACACAATGGCTTATGGGGTGAATGTCGTGGTTGCAATAAACAAGTTCTCCACTGACACTGAGGTGGAGCTTAAAGCAGTACGAAATGCTGCACTTGCTGCAGGTGCATTTGATGCAGTTGTCTGCACCCATCATGCACATGGAGGAAGGGGCGCG GTTGATCTTGGCCATGCTGTTCAAAGGGCGTGTGAGAGTCACAAGCTGCCTCTGAAATTTTTATACCCTTTGGAGGTCAGCATCAAAGAGAAAATAGAGGCAATAGCAAGATCTTATGGAGCTGCAGGTGTTGAATATTCAGAACAG GCTGAGAAACAGATAGAGATGTACAGCAGGCAAGGATTTTCTGAGTTGCCCATCTGCATGGCGAAGACGCAGTACTCGTTTTCACACAATGCAGCACTGAAAGGGGCACCAGATGGGTTTGTGCTGCCAATTAGAGATGTTAGAGCAAGCATTGGTGCTGGCTTCATATATCCATTGGTTGGAACAATGAGCACAATGCCTGGCCTCCCGACTCGACCTTGCTTCTTCGACATTGACATTGATCCTGTGACGGGCCAGATCCGTGGactttcatga